gcatcggcctggtgtgcagaagtccagggttcgattcccggccagggcacacaggagaagtgcccatctgcttctccacccctccccctctccttcctctctctctctctcttcccctcccgcagccgaggctccactggagcaaagatggcccgggcgctggggatggctccttggcctctgccccaggcgctggagtggctctggtctcaacaaagcaatgccctggaggggcagagcatcgccccctggtgggcgtgccgggtggatcccggtcaggcgcatgcgggagtctgtctgactgtctctccccgtttccagcttcagaaaattacaaaaaaaaatcccacatttCTACCTAACTCATGCCCAACACAAATAGACCAAAGAGAGGACGATGGagatgagaaaatatttagagTTAAAAATAACGAAAGTGCCATCAAATCTGTGGAGGGGGGGATGAGGAATAGAGCAAAAGGACCAAAAATAACCTCAGGGATTGGACATCTGTGCAGCTGttgtggtggggagaggggacagtgggagggggaggggacagggggataaatggtgacggacgaagacttggggggtgaacacacaatgtggtGTACAGAGGTGTGCTGTAGAGTTGGGCACCTGacatctgtataattatgttaaccactgtcaccccaataaaaagaAACTGTGGGACCTCCACACAAACGCAGGGCCCCCCTTGCTGAGGTAAAAGCTCTCAGGCACCAGCCCCAGAACCACTGAGCTGAAGGTGCCCTCCGGCCGGCCACTCCTGGGCGTGGGGCTGAGGTTAGGGCTGCAGAAGGGCAGGGGGCTGAGGTCAGGGCTGCAGAAGGGCAGCGCAGGGTCATGGCAGCAGCAAAGAGGCCGGGAGACAGAGTCCAAGCAAGTAGGCTACAAGCATCTCACACAGAGATGCTCCGCCCGCCCCACTGAAGCCCCCAGGGAAGTCATGCTTTGTTTACGATGACACCTGGACCCAGAGCCACTGGGACTGAGTAGTAGCTACTGTCCTGGCTGGGGCATGGCCCAGAGCATGCAGGGTCTCACAAGGTAATAAACAAAGAtactatttaaaacaacaactaGGGATCAGTTAAGCTGAAACTTGGAGGAAAATGGAAACACCtaagttagaaaagaagaaaacctgaaaACCAATGAGCTGAGTACTTCATTCATAAAGTCACAAAAGCAAcagaataaactgaaaaatggagaagaaaacaaaataataaacgtagggacagaaaagaaggaaCTAGAAAACGAACATTCTGGAGAAAGGACTAACAAAGCAAGCGCTGATTCTCTGGAGAGACTGCAACGTTGGGACTACAGAGGGCCACCTGCCGAGTGTGACAGCAGGTAAGGGAACAAGACAACACTGTAAACAACGTTACATCGATATATCTGAAATTCTagtagaaatggacaaattcttagaAAGAGAAACTGCGGTGACCAGCTCAGAAGCAAGGCTGGACCAGCCTGCACAAGTTAGACACGGGGCCGCAGTCAGCTCCACACAGCTTCCGCCCCTGATCTGCACTGGCAGGTTCCCCACACGCGAGGAGGAGGAAGCTCCACCGAGCGAGCACAGACCCCAGAGACAGGTAGAGGGCACCCAACATCAGTGGGGACAGCAGCAAAGACCCTGGTGGGGCAGCACCATCCACAGACTAAAAATGTCCCACTCAGAATCAGATCAATGGGGTCAAACAAGACACAGGAAGGTCATGGTCAAGCAGGGCTCAGGCCCGGAATACAGCACGTCAGACACAGGAGGGTCTCGTGTCATTTGCTCCCTGACTGTTATAGGACAAGCACCTGGTCATCTCAAAGCACCTACAAACCCAGCACTCACTCCTGATTTCAGATGGAGCGCCCTCAGGCCCCTGTGACCACGATGGTGTCCCTGGCGGAGGTCCAGGCTGGGGTCAGTGTCCCCAGAGGACTCGCCTGTCTGGAGGCTGCCCTCTCGCTGGTGGCCCTGCCCCACCGCGGTCTTGGGGGAAGAGCCTCAGCAGCCTCGCATCACTCCCTTTCTGGTACTGGCCTCGAGGACTGTCCCCTGCATGGTCCTCCCACGCTGCGTCCAAACCATGCCCGCCCTGACCTCCTCCCCAAACGCTAGGGTTGTGTGTCCCCATGGAGGTTGTTTGAGGAACAGAATTATTCCCTTTCAATGAAGCTGAAGTTACTGGTCCTCCCTGACTCAAAGTCCCACAGACCAGCCTGTGCTGTCCCCTAACTCGGGTCAGGGCTGCCCTCGTGGGGGCCCCCAGCCCATGTGGGACAGTGTGATTCCAGTGCAGTGGGGTCTCAGACTAGAGGCTCCCATGCCCAGTGCCCTTTCTCCAAACACCCGAAGGACTCAGGAAACTCAGCACCCTCCTGGAATGCTCCCCCAAGCCAGGTTTTACTGGCCCAGTTCAGGGCATGGACATGGTGCTAGCTAGCCCCTGGTTAAACATCTAGACCACTGGCTCTGCTTACCCAGGTGGCCATAGCCCACCACATGCTTGGCCCGCGGGCCGAGGCGGGCACGCACATCAGTCACGAGGTCGTAGAGCCTGTCCACAGGCAGGGAGATGTCATACTTGTACACGTAGCCGTCCCGGCTCAGAGCCTCCGTGATCCTCTCCCGCAGGGCCCACAGCGCCTGGTGGGTGGAAGAAACAGGCCAAGTCAACACCTGACAGCAATGGCCATTAGAGTGGCAGCTGCTCTGGGAGTGATGCTGCCCTGTGTTGTGGCAGGAAGAGTCCACCCCGACCGGTGCCAGGCTCACCCCAGGACAACACCGAATGCCAGCGATGGAGGTAGTGAGGGCCCCCTCTGGACGGGGACAGGCAATGACGGAGGGCACTCAGGCACACCCTGTGTCCCTGTAGGGGATATGCGGGATGCAGGGCACGGGTGGGACAGGGGTGCtagtggctggagcagggacaGTGGGGGGTGAGCAGTCTTGGAATGGGAATGGGGGGTTTGTTACAACAGTGCTCTTGCACACAAACCCAGCTGTGGTTCCCTGGTTTGGGTTAACAGTCTCTGTGGACATGTGAAACCCTCGTGAGGGAGCAGAGACAGTGTGCCATGCCACCATGAGATGCCACCATGAGCCCCACTGTCCCACATGGGCCTTGTCCTCACCCCACGTGCCCCACCATCTCAGGAAACATCAAGCAAAATCTCTACAAGGTAAGGTGCTCCTTTTGTTGTTAACATGAGCATAGTGCCATGAGCACCCCTAAAAATAACAGGTGCCCCCAATTCCCTCATTGATTTTACAGCCCCGAGGGTCACTCCATGCCCCAGTCATCAGCAGGTCCTAGTGGTGGAGCCCTTCACACACCCAGAGCTCAGCAATGTTACCACACCACTGCACGAGCCGCGGGGACCCCAACTCGCTTGCTGCATGGCTGAACTGCGCACCCTGCTGCCCGCAGGCTCCCCGCGCCTCCATCCACGTCAGTCACACGCTCCTGACCCCAGACGGGCTCTCCCAGCCCACCCCTCCTGGGCCTGCTGCACAGGCCTCCTGGGGTGCTCCCCATCCTTCCTTCACTCAGTGCCCTTCACGGGTGCCACCCCAACCTCTACCCCTGGCCACCTCCCTACCTGGACGCCCCCCAGACCTCTGCCTATCGGGGAGGGAAGCCAATGCCTCCCCCCCCAATGCATGACCAGACCTCTGGGCACCACTGTCTGAGAGCAGGACTGGGGAGCCAGCAGCCCAACAGGCCAGGACCAGTGCACTCCTGCCTCCCCTCAAGAGGACCTCGGCTGCCCTGTGCGGGAGGTCCCCACCCAGGTTCACGTGACCCGCCCAGCCCATGAGCTCTGCAGaggcctggagcacagaggtgtCCCCTCTGGGTCCTGCTCTGCTTTCTCTTTATAGAGCCATGAAGTCGATAACCAACCACAGAGACATTCTGCTCCTCCACACCCACCTGGGCCCGTCCTGCCACTGTCCCCACACACTTCCTGCCCCCTGCTGGCCACTCTCCACACTGCAGCTCAGGAACCATGGGGGAGATGGGTGTCAAAGGCCTGTGATGGTGATGTGGCTCCCTTGCCCCGggaccccacctccttcctttgGGCTCAGAGGCCAAGTCCTTCTTGGTGCCTCGTCATCCTCAGGACAACATCTCACCCCCTTGAATGGCTAAGCATAGCGCTAACCCTCCCACAGCCCACACAGCTCTCTCAGCCCgtttaaaacactgaaaaaatgATCTGGGCACCAGGAGTGTGCTTGCAAAGAAGTTCTTCTGTCAAAGCTGGGTCATCTGCTCATGTCCAGCCAGAACCCACATTCACAGCCGACACAAGGCCTTTCACACGGCCCAGATGAGCCAGGCTGGGCCAAGGCCAGGGGAGGCGGGGGCGTCAAATAGCACACACACCTTGACTTTCCTCTGGTCAGTGGCCACAGTCCCGTCGGTCACCAGGCCAGAGCCCAGTGTGCGCTCCAGGAAGCTGCTCAGCTTCTCAGTGTCATGCTCCGCTCTGGAACCCGAGGTCTCAACCAGGACATAGAACGGACTTTCTGGAGGGGCAGAAAGCAGGGTGGGCAGGGCCAGAGGCGGTCAAGGCGAGCTAGGACAGTCCTGGGCCAGTGCGCTACACTACTCTGATGGCTGTCCTGGTGCCAATGGGGCCCCAGGCAGCCCACAGAGCAGGAGCTCTCTGCTAATGCTTTATTTCAGATGGTTTAAAAACAGATCTTTCACTGTGACAAACCACACTCGCTGGAAATACAGAAACAACCCAGGTGACACTGTGGAGCCCTCATTGATGGCCTGGATGACCCAGGGGTAACTCAGGCTGCAGGAGGCCACTCTTACCAAACCCCAGGAGGCCCACTATCCGCTCAAGCCTCCCATCTGCCCAGGGGTCCTCCATCTTTCCAATGGCTGCATATGTGTCTTCTTTGCCACTAGACACTTACATTCCTACTGTATACTAAATGTAGCATCTCAACAGAAAGTTAGAGCATAGtctgactggtggctcagtggatagaaggttgacctgggatgctgaggtcccaggtttgaaaccctgaggttgccagcttgagtgtggggttgacATGATtccttggtcgctggcttgagccccctggtcaaggcacatatgagaagcaatcaataaacaactaaagtgaggtaactacaagttgatgcttctcatctctcccttcctctcccctaccCTGtctctcaacaaaaagaaaaagagagaaaaaaaaaagaaaaagagagagaggaggatgaGACACATGGTCTCTCTGGTCACCATGTTGAGGACATGGTAAGAAGGTGGCCACCTGCACACCAGGGAGTAGGGCACACCTCAAACCAACCCTGATGgcaccttgaccatgggcttccagcctccagaccctGAGATAAATTTACTTTGAGCCAACCCACCTGTGGATCTTACGAGGGCAGCTAAGACGAGGACTCAGGAGGAGAACCACCAAGACCTCAGCTGGATATTCTTAACCTCTAGCTCATGATGCAAACTGCCAATCAACACCCCGAGTGCCCCCAGCAGGGACTGGGGCCTGGGGGCTGCCCTTGCTATTTGCTCACTGAGGTGAGAAGGTGGCCGTGTCACGGGATGCCGTGTCTCTCGGCTGTGGAGCCAGGACAGCATCCCTGATGAGTGCACTTGGACGACGGTGTTCAGTAAACTAATGGAGGGCACATTTACAATGAATGTAAATGACAATTCCATGCTCATCCAATCCTGGTGACACAACACTACAGCAGTGCCGACATCTCCTTGCTGCCCCCTTGTGCGCAGGACGAAGGCCTGACAGCCTGAGCCACCCCGTGCGGCGGAGAGCTTCAAGGGACTGGGCGGCGGGCAGGGACAGTACCTTGCACGGGGCTGGCGAGGAGGAGGTGGTGCCTGACCAGCTGCATGCACTCGTCGTCCATGAACTCGTACGCCGACAGGATCTCGCCCAGCATCCCCTTGCAGGTGCTGAACGTCTGCACAACCTCAGCGAAGCCTGGGCAACCTGCACGGGGCACAGCGCCTCAGGCACACGTGGCCCGGAGTCTCGCCCAGGGCCCCCTCCCCTTTCAGGCCCCGACCTGACTCCCAGCCAGCTAGTGAGGTGGCCTTGCGAGTGGCAGAAGCACTGCCGATCAAACCTGACCTGTGACTGCACAGTGTCCACCTGGAGTGCTGGGGTCCCAGTTCAAAGCCCCGGGCtggcccagtcaagacacatacaagaagcaactactaggagttgatgcttcccactccccctcccccctctaaaatcaataaaatcttcaaaaagaaaaaataaataaaagaggcacTGCCAATCAAAACACCACTGGTCAGCCAACAACTGCACCGTGGGCATCAAAGACAAGGACAGAGCGGGCTCACTGAGGTGCCCACAGAGCACAGCGGCGGGGAAACAAGGGGGCACTTGGGAAGGCGTGCTGAGCCACACACGGCCCCTCTGGAGACGGCCTACTTGTACTTCTCTTACTAGAGCAGCACGCTGCTCAGGTTCTCACCGTTCCTCAACAACTCAGTCAACACACGTTGTGGAGCATGGAGAGGTCACTGTGGCGCCCCAGGGCAGGGGAGGCTGACTGTCCAGCAGCCGAAGGCAGAAGGGATGCAGTGGACTGCTGCAGTTGGGAGGGGCCAGGACACCCAGTGGTGGGGAGGGGTCAGGCATCAAAAGGTCATGGAGATGTTGGGAACAGTGTCCCGGAAAGAAGAGGCCTGAGGAAGCCTGCTATGCGTCTCCAAGGAACAGGTGGCCCCACAGCCGAACGCGGCTGCTCAGAAGGCTCAGCTGCATGCGGACCACAAGGGGAGCATTAGTGAACTACACAGGTTGGGAGAAGCAGTCCGGAATGCAACATAgacagtgaaagagacagagggggTGGAAGAGGGTGAGACAGGAGGGCAAGCAAACACTGCCGTGCGTGTTCAATCACAGCCACACAGGGGGAGTGGTGACACTGGAACCAACAAGACTCCGGGCCAGGGAGACCCAGAGAAATGTTCTGACACTCGACGTGCTGAAAACCACGAGAGACCAAAGGAGACGAGGAAATCTGTAAAGTACCCAAAGAAAGCGAGAGACAGAGCCCTTCAGAGCACCCGAGGAGGCCGCCCAAGCTGGAGCACTTCCGACAGGCGGGGGAAACGAGTGCCTGCCTGAACCAGCACACCCAGCGATCGTGTCTCTGCAGAGTGAGCGTGACCCACAGGCACTGCAGACAAGCCGCAGGTGAGAACTCATCACCAGCGGGCGTCCCCACAGGAGGGCTCGAGGGGGTGTCTGAAGGAGCCAGCGGAAGTCCTGACGACAAAGGCACGAGGACGAAGGAAAGTGGCACGTTTATAAAATGACAGTGATTGTGATCTGAGAGAGGAAGACAAGCAGGATCAAGATTCACGACAAGAACAGGGAGGTCTGGAGGGGAAGAAACCACTAACGTCCTCACGACCCTGACTCCCCGCAGGAAGACAGTGATGGGACTGACTGCACCAGCAAGTTAGGGGCCAGCGGAAGCTTCCAGAAGACTGGCGGTTTGCATCCCTTCTGACCGAGGGTAGGAGGAAGCAGGTGACACACCTACTCAATGGGAGAAAGGCAGAAAAGGAAGTGGTCCCAGGTGAAGGGCGGGAACTGAAGGACGCAGGTGTAAGGTCACAGTTAAAGTCAGCTGTGCAGGGCGGTGGGTGCTGAGGGCTTTCCCACGGGGAAACATCACGTGTGCATTTGCTGGGGTTCGAGGGAGGACATCCGTTTGTCCTCATGAGTGTGCAAATCACTCCACACAATGCCAAATCACTTGACCTAATGCCAAATGACATTATTTCCCACAGAATCCTAGGTATACACTCCTTGAATAACAAAGCGGGTGAGAGGGCTGAGGAAGCCCAGTTTTTAGAGAACAAAGTTGTTCTGTCCAGAACCCACAGGCTTGAATCCAGGCTCCAAGGTCAGGTCCTGGATCCCTCTGGAAAGagtgagaagccaggagaaaCGGGCCAGGCTGTGGGGCCCCTTCCATCCCCTCCCCTGCACTGTGGCAGGGCGGCAAGGAGAGCCAGGCTCCTGGCAGCAGGAACCTACCGAGGAAGGCCACGTTCACGGCCCTGGGCTTGGGTGGACACAAGATGGACACAGCGGTAATGACCCCCAGGGTGCCCTCCGACCCAATGAAGAGCTGCTTAAGGTCATAGCCAGTGTTGTCCTTCCGCAGGGAGGTAAGGCAGTTTAGGACGGTGCCGTCAGCAAGCACCTGGtgagggaaaagagaaatgacATTCTTGCAGTGGCCCCCCCCAggaatgcagagggcccagggcagggccTGAATCCACCCAATCAAGCTTAAGGaaagaccccccaccccccgtggaGTGAAATCCCCCTCAACCATGACTGTAAGCTGCGGGGCACAGTTCTCAGGGGAAGCTGGCCTGAAGCAGGGCCTACACCTGGGGGGTGGAGCAGGACACTCCTCATAAACATGATAAAGTGACTTATAGTAGAAATAACATGCAGCGGAGAACAAAGCTACTGGAACTTGGTGCATTAGAGGACGGAAGTCccgccctgaccagttggctcagtggtagagcattggcctggcgtgcagaagtcccgggttcgattcccggccagggcacacaggagaggcgcccatttgcttctccacccctccccctctccttcctctctgtctctctcttcccctcccgcagccgaggctacattggagcaaagatggcccgggcgctggggatggctccatggcctctgccccaggcgctagagtggctctggtcgcaacagagtgacgccccagaggggcagagcatcgccccctggtgggtagagcgtcgcccctggtgggcgtgccaggtggatcccggtcaggcgcatgcgggagtctgtctgactgtctctcctgtttccagcttcagaaaaatacaaaaaaaaaaaaaaaaaaaagaagaagacggAAGTCCCATGCACAGTTTTATGTCTGTTCCATCCTTGGGTAACAAGACAGAAGGCTCCATGCCTTAGGAAACCATGGTGCACGCAACAGAGTCAATGAGGGTTCAGGAAAAGGGCCTCCAatgcccctggaggggcaggaaGTGATGGTGTGACTAATGGCCAACAGAACCTCGCTCCAACTCTACACAGAGCCCACCTGAAAGCCACTGGTGAAACGTACTGGGTTGTGGGAACCCGCTCAAGGGGAAGGGTGCTTAGAGCACCACACATGGACCCGGAAGTCATGGGCCCAGCAGCAGTCTCCCGGGAAGCCAGAGCATGGCCTCCCTGAGTGGGTGCTGTGTGTAACCCACCCGTCCTGGCAAGACTGGGGCCAGACCAAGGTAGGACAATGGGAATCCGATCACCTGTGCCACTGCGACCTGAGGGCAGCCCGGGCACCACCCCAGTGTCCACACACCTGTGGGCCTGCGCAGAGGACTGAACCCTAACCTGgaggcacaaggtaggactgagAGCCGAGCCCGACAGGCCCACTCAGAGGCCTCGTGAGCACACTGATGGCTGGAACAGGCTGTGAGCCACACCCTGTGACTGGGACGGGGACACAGGAAGCCAGGCTGCCGTCCTTGGAAGTGGGGCCGCACGTGGACACAGAGCAGTGGCTCCCAGCTCACCACTTCCAGGCCCAGGACGGTCCCGTGCAGTGAGCCGTATCTCAGGAACCGCAGGCCGCCTGCGTTGGTGGCCAGGTTCCCCCCGATGTGGCAGCTGCCCTTCGCCCCCAGGTCCAGGGGCATGATGAAGTCCCGCTCCTCCACGTACCGGCTCAGCTCCTCCAGGACGCACCCTGCCTGGCAAACCAGGATCCCTGCCAAGCAAGCACAGCTACCACAGCGCCCTTGGCTCAGGGTGGCTCAGGCAGGGCCTGCAGTGCAAACCTTCCCCCAAACAAGGAGCAGCCACCTCGGGGCCCTGCCCAGACCCAGGAAAGGAACACATGCCCCATCCCTCCACAAGAGGTTATCTCTGTGAGTAccatgaaaaagaggaaaactgGTAAGGCAAAAAACGAGAAGAAACaagcacacgcgcacacacacacacacacacacacgcacgtgcatGCTTATGGAAGGAAGCAGAAAAGAGGGTTGCTGTAAGGCACTGGTTCTCAACAGGGGGTACCCCCCCAGTGCACACATGAcagtctggagacattttgggtTGGGGGTGCTGCTGGTGGCCAAGTGGGTGGATGCCAGGAATGCTGCTCCACACCCTACAGGGGCCAGGTGTCCACACCACAGAAAATGATCGGCCCAGAAGTCCAGCTCAAGAAGCCAACACCATGATGCTGCCGCCCCCGAGTAGAGAGCCCTTTCACACTTATGGGGTCTCATACGCCCAAAACGTGGTCATGGCCAGAAACTGTCAGAGCCCAAAGGAGGCCACAGCGACAGCCCCTGCCCTTGACCTCAAGCCCACAACGTAAGTTACTAAGTGGCCAACTAAACAACACCCACCGTGAGGACATGCTCAGAGGGCCCAGGTCCCCCACCGCCCAGCCCCGGCAGCTGACGAGGTGGCCCCGACAGGCAGCCCGGCTCACCAGACACGCTGTGGAAGCTGATGACCTGGTCCATGAGGGCAGTAGACAGGATGACCTCATCAAAGACAGGGACACTGCCTCCCACCAGGCCTGTGTTGCCCCCCTGGGGGTTCACAGCCAGGTTCCTCTCATGACAGTACCTGGAACAAGCACAGGAGGGGTGCCAGGCCACACTTCCCCACCCCATGCCACTGCCCGGTGGgacacactctgggccaatgcctGGCTGTGAGGGCAACGATGGCGATCAAGGGCCTGATAGGTAAGAATTTAGAGAAATGGGTGTGCCCACACCTGGGAAGTATTGTGTCACATGCATCAAAGAAACCCACCCTTCGAGGTGCCAGCCTCCAGAGATAGATTCTGAGAGCACACGGAAGCATAATGTACAATAATGTGGAACTAGAGACCACCCTGGTGTGATCTGGCAACTTCAGGGAACTATGAATTATACGGCACTTGTGGGTGGGGCACCTTTCTTGGGTCAAAAATGGCAAAGAAGCCCTGgacgggtagctcagttggttagagcgtcatcctgataagCCAAAGTTGaagtcagagcacatacgagaATCCAGCAATGagtgcataagtggaacaacaaatctatgtttctttctctttcttgctctttctacaatcaataagtaaattttaaaaaataaataagagcctgaccaggcggtggtgcaatggatagagtgtcattctgggacgtggaggacccaggttcaagaccccaaggacgccagcttgagtatgagtTTAgcttgagctaaagctcaccagcttggacacaaggtcgctggcttgagcaaggggttactcagtctgctgaaggcccatggtcaaggcacatatgagagagcaatcaatgaacaactaaattgccacaacaacaaaaaaatgatgcttctcatctctctcccttcctgtcatctatccctatctatccctctctctgactctctgaatgaataaatgaacgaataaaaagtatattttaaaataaataaataaataagaaaatgactcGGAGAAATAATTCACACGAAGAAACAAAcatggatttgagagagagagaaagaggtggggtgggataaagtatcaattcatacttgcatcactttagttgttcagattgcttctcatacatgctttgactgggggctcaagcaagtgaccttgatcccacactcaacatgatcccacactcaagccagtgacctcaaggttttgaacctggggcctaagtgtcccaggttgacactctagccactgcaccaccaccagtcaggctatatttgccaaatggaaagaaaaaaaaagacaacgtCTTAGATACaatttgataatatttaaaaCCACCCACATGCAGAAAAAATACTAACGTAACAAACCAAATGTCATCAGTAGTTATCTTCAGAGGTGAAAATAGCGGttgcttttgcatttttttctttatggttttctaattttcctatAATAAACATGATAGTTTactgatataaaaaaaatcaaggccctggccggttggctcagcggtagagcgtcggcctagcgtgcggaggacccgggttcgattccggccagggcacacaggagaagcgcccatttgcttctccacccctccgccgcgctttcctctctgtctctctcctcccctcccgcagccgaggctccattggagcaaagatggcccgggcgctggggatggctctgtggcctctgcctcaggcgctagagtggctctggtcgcaacatggcgacgcccaggatgggcagagcatcgccccctggtgggcagagcgtcgcccctggtgggcgtgccgggtggatcccggtcgggcgcatgcgggagtctgtctgactgtctctccctgtttccagcttcagaaaaatgaaaaaaaaaaaaaaaaaaaaaaaaaaaatcaagaaatgtatattttttttcaaaaaggtcCATTTCCTTGGAATCTGCAGCCAAGCCATGCCAGGCCCAGCGCCCAAGGTTTCAAGGTTCAGGGCTTGGCCCTGCACGGCTGCTGGCTTCCTGGGGCCGAcatctgtgtctctgtcttcctGAGGAAACTACTCAGGAACCACGGATGGGCACACAGGGCTCCTTACCTGAGGATGTGAGACACCTCCCGCGATGTCCGGGGCTTCAGCAGCACCTTGCTACAGCCTAAGACAGAAAAGCCCATTCCACACGGTGAGGGGACCTTCCGGGTCTTTGCTCTGGAGTAAAAGGTGGTTCTTCAACACCAGTTTCTCCTAACTCTGTGAACTGACCTGCACTAGTCACCTGCAAACCTCAAGGACAAGAGCGGTTAATCTACACACTGGAAGGAGGCGGAGGTGCCAGCAGAGGGCACTGAATGCAGTAATGGTGAGGGTGGATGGGGGGGATACCTCCCAGGATTCTCCACTGAGAGTTATCTCCTGGGCAGATTTGACACTAGGTAGATACTCTGTTGCTCCTAGTTCACCCATGAAATCAGCAGCTGATTTTCTTGCCCCCAGCAGTTCTTAGGATGGTTGCCAAATGGTAATTTTTACCCATCTTCCACTGATTAGCTGACCTGTACTGTAAGGAGGggccttccttctctcctgtgtATTCAGCTATCTAAGCATATCAATGTGGGCTCATGGGTTCTTCTTTCATTCACTGGGTTACAATTCTTTGCTGTCATCATTTGAGGTCCTGAAGTGGTTGGTGGGAGCCCCCAAACTAGTCTTTTGGCATCCTTAATCACTGCGTCCCTTCTGCACCTCTGTTTTGTTGAAAGAACTCTGAGTAAGTGAGCAGAGGCTGCAGGGGCAAGAGGAGTACCCAGCACATGTCTGTCATTCACTCTTTATGGAGTTGTGAGAGATTGGGTtgtagtgtttgtttgttttgtttgtttgggctttttttagagcaagagaagggagacagagagaaagagagaaagagaaacatgcatttattgttccacttatttatgcattcagtggttgattcttgcgtgtaccctgaacagggatcaaaccagaaaccttggtgtattgggacaaaactctaatcaactgagctacctggtcagggcaaagctg
The sequence above is drawn from the Saccopteryx bilineata isolate mSacBil1 chromosome 5, mSacBil1_pri_phased_curated, whole genome shotgun sequence genome and encodes:
- the D2HGDH gene encoding D-2-hydroxyglutarate dehydrogenase, mitochondrial isoform X3, yielding MPQEDPWEPEVWRARAMVPHLVPRWPAWLFRWRVACTPGVSMQQKTWVGQSRPPSWGCPPGAAGPSPLVRRGSSSTSSRAPEVALTCKRYPVQRLPFSVVSEEDLAAFERIVPGRVITDPEEMEASNVDWLRTMRGCSKVLLKPRTSREVSHILRYCHERNLAVNPQGGNTGLVGGSVPVFDEVILSTALMDQVISFHSVSGILVCQAGCVLEELSRYVEERDFIMPLDLGAKGSCHIGGNLATNAGGLRFLRYGSLHGTVLGLEVVLADGTVLNCLTSLRKDNTGYDLKQLFIGSEGTLGVITAVSILCPPKPRAVNVAFLGCPGFAEVVQTFSTCKGMLGEILSAYEFMDDECMQLVRHHLLLASPVQESPFYVLVETSGSRAEHDTEKLSSFLERTLGSGLVTDGTVATDQRKVKALWALRERITEALSRDGYVYKYDISLPVDRLYDLVTDGMETCTST
- the D2HGDH gene encoding D-2-hydroxyglutarate dehydrogenase, mitochondrial isoform X1; protein product: MPQEDPWEPEVWRARAMVPHLVPRWPAWLFRWRVACTPGVSMQQKTWVGQSRPPSWGCPPGAAGPSPLVRRGSSSTSSRAPEVALTCKRYPVQRLPFSVVSEEDLAAFERIVPGRVITDPEEMEASNVDWLRTMRGCSKVLLKPRTSREVSHILRYCHERNLAVNPQGGNTGLVGGSVPVFDEVILSTALMDQVISFHSVSGILVCQAGCVLEELSRYVEERDFIMPLDLGAKGSCHIGGNLATNAGGLRFLRYGSLHGTVLGLEVVLADGTVLNCLTSLRKDNTGYDLKQLFIGSEGTLGVITAVSILCPPKPRAVNVAFLGCPGFAEVVQTFSTCKGMLGEILSAYEFMDDECMQLVRHHLLLASPVQESPFYVLVETSGSRAEHDTEKLSSFLERTLGSGLVTDGTVATDQRKVKALWALRERITEALSRDGYVYKYDISLPVDRLYDLVTDVRARLGPRAKHVVGYGHLGDGNLHLNVTAEAFSAALLGDLEPYVYEWTAGQQGSVSAEHGVGFKKRSVLGYSKPPEALLLMRQLKTLLDPKGILNPYKTLPAQA
- the D2HGDH gene encoding D-2-hydroxyglutarate dehydrogenase, mitochondrial isoform X2, encoding MVPHLVPRWPAWLFRWRVACTPGVSMQQKTWVGQSRPPSWGCPPGAAGPSPLVRRGSSSTSSRAPEVALTCKRYPVQRLPFSVVSEEDLAAFERIVPGRVITDPEEMEASNVDWLRTMRGCSKVLLKPRTSREVSHILRYCHERNLAVNPQGGNTGLVGGSVPVFDEVILSTALMDQVISFHSVSGILVCQAGCVLEELSRYVEERDFIMPLDLGAKGSCHIGGNLATNAGGLRFLRYGSLHGTVLGLEVVLADGTVLNCLTSLRKDNTGYDLKQLFIGSEGTLGVITAVSILCPPKPRAVNVAFLGCPGFAEVVQTFSTCKGMLGEILSAYEFMDDECMQLVRHHLLLASPVQESPFYVLVETSGSRAEHDTEKLSSFLERTLGSGLVTDGTVATDQRKVKALWALRERITEALSRDGYVYKYDISLPVDRLYDLVTDVRARLGPRAKHVVGYGHLGDGNLHLNVTAEAFSAALLGDLEPYVYEWTAGQQGSVSAEHGVGFKKRSVLGYSKPPEALLLMRQLKTLLDPKGILNPYKTLPAQA